AGTTTTTAGCTGATTTCAACGAATTGATCATGCCTTTGATGTTATTCGCTTCTGGGTTTATCATGCAAGATTATCTGAGAAAAATTTTTCTGGCGCAATCTGAATTAGACGCCACAGTTTTGATCGATGGTCTCACGGCTTTCCTTCAAATCTTCGTCTTGATTGCCGGATTATACTTCTCTTTCTCACTTTACCATATGCTCTGGTTATTAGGTCTGGCCTATCTCCCATCATTATTAATGGGGATCGTACTATTAAGACCTTCATTGGCTCAACTAAACTTATGGAAAAACTTTATGAATTCGCAATGGAATCAATCCAAATGGTTATTGCTAACTGCAATGGTCCAGTGGTGGTCAGGCAACCTATTCGTAGTTATGTCTGGTGTTTTTATCAGTATCGAAGCATTGGGCGCTTTTAGATTGGTACAATCCTTATTTGGTGTGCTCAATATTCTTTTACAGACTTTCGAAAATTACGTATTGCCACAAGCTTCATCATTATTACATGAGTCCGCATTTAAAGCAAAGCGTTACTTAAAGTCAATCAGCATCCGCTCATTTGCATTGTTTATTATGATCATTAGCGTTGTATTTGTTTTCTCGGAACAAATCATCCAATTGGCCGGAGGAGCTCAATATGTTTCTTATGCCTATGTAATTAAAGGGATGTCCGTTTTATATCTCATCATTTTCATAGGTTATCCTATACGACTTTCCATCCGCGCATTAATCTTAAACAAGAATTTCTTTTTAGGGTATTTGATTTCTTTGGGGTTTAGCTTGATTTCTTTCAAATATCTCCTTCACAATTGGGGGCTCATTGGTGCCATCTCCGGATTAATAGCTTCTCAAATCATCGTACTGACTTACTGGCAATTCATACTTATTCAAAAAAAATTCATCCTATGGAAATAATACATCTTATACTCGGAAAAGCCAATCCTGATCGAATGAACGGGGTCAACAAAGTTGTTTTTCAATTGACATCATGGCAAAAAAAAGCAGGTAGAAATGTTTCAGTTTGGGGAATTACACAAGAGCTCTCTCATAACTATGAGAAACGTAATTTTCAAACCAGATTGTTCCAGGCTGAAAAAAATCCATTTGCCATTCATGCTTCACTAAAAGAAGCGATCCTGGAGAAAAAAGACTCAGCCGTTTTTCACTTACACGGTGGATGGATTCCGGTTTATAGTTCTATTTCCAAACTCATGGCTGATCACCAGATCAAATTTGTCCTCACCCCCCACGGAGCCTACAATAAAATTGCTATGAATCGCAGTAAATGGGTCAAAAAAGTCTATTACCAATTCTTCGAAAAACAATTGATTCATCGAGCTGCCTGTATTCATTGTATAGGTCAAAGTGAACGTGATGGGCTCAATGATTTATTTCCAAACAAAAAATCTTCTTTGATTCCTTATGGTATTGATCTTAAAAACGGTGAAAACACCTCCCTCAAAAACAATAATGAGTTTATAATTGGTTTTGTGGGTCGATTAGATGTCTATACCAAAGGGTTGGATTTATTACTCGCCTCTTTTCGTGAATTTCATAAACTGGAACCGAATTCCAAATTATGGATTATTGGAGATGGTAAAGAAAGAACTGTCTTAGAGTTTTTAGCTCTGGAATATCATATTGAAAATGCCGTCATTTTCTGGGGAAGTAAATATGGCGATGAGAAAAACGCACTTATCCAAAAAATGGATGTATTTGCCCACCCATCAAGGAATGAAGGTCTCCCAAGTTCCATTTTGGAAGCCGCTCATTTAGGAATTGCAAGCGTGGTTTCTCATGCCACCAATATTGCTGACTATATATCTGAAGCACATGCTGGTATAGCTGTTGATAATGAGAATGAATCAGAATTAACACATGCTTTTTCTGAGTTAAAACAACTTAAAAAGAAAAATAAACTCAAAGCCATTGGGCTAAACGCTAAAAAAATGGTGCATACATTCTTTAATTGGAAGAACATTGTACCGCAATATGACCAACTATATCAGCAATGATAAGAGATCAAACCATAGTCAAAGAGCAATTTTTAAAATCAACTGGGCAATATTTATTTATTCTGCTTTTGCTCATGGTGGCCTGTTTCTTCACCTGGAGTGAAAACGTTATGATCACACGTGCCATAAAAGTGGTGGGCAGATTAGGAGTACTGGCCGGGTCCTATTTGGTTTACCGAAGAATTGTTCAATTCGGTGCCGTGGATTCCCTAAAATGGAATAACCCTCTGGCCATCGGGTTATATGGTCTGTATTTACTGATGGGCTTTGCTTCTTTCGCCTGGAGCACCAATGTAGGTTATAGCGCACTTCAATGGTTTATGACCTCTCAGACTTTAGTATTTTGTTATTTCTTCATCAAAAGTATCTACCTGCTGGATATTTATTTCCAGGATCATCGTATCCGAATATTTAATCTATTGGGTAATGTTTCCTTTAGTTTAATCCTTCTATTTGTAGTGGGCATGTGGACTTTACCAGATATCTTTTTCAGATTGACTCACGGTGGCGAAGAAGCGCGATTAGGAGGATATTTTATGAACCCAAATGAATTGGGAATGCTGGCAGGACTAGGCATTGCCGGTTTAATTTTTGATCTTTTCCAAAACGACAGAAAGAAATGGTGGACTGTGGTAAAACTTCTCGTTTTATTCTACGGGTTATACGCTACAGGCTCCAGATCATCACTGATTGGCGCTTTTCTTATAATTGGATTTCATATTTTCCAATCTTCAAACAAGAAACTTAAATATATCTCCATTGGAATGATGTTACTCGTGACACCCATAGCGGTGCATAAAGTCATATTTAAAGATGGGGATCAAAGCAGAATGGAAGAAGTGCTCAGCATGACCGGAAGACTTCCTTTTTGGACTGCACTCATCAATGAAGGATTGCCTAAAGAACCATTATTGGGATATGGTTTTATGCGTATCGCATACAAGGAATATTTTCAGGGTGTACATACCTATCCGGGAAAAATGACTCATAATACTTTTATTCAGGTTTTAATGAATTTAGGGTTCATCGGTTTAACCGTAATCCTATTCCATTTGATCTTTACATTTTATGGAATTTTCCATGAACCCCAATTGAAGAAACAAGTTTTGCTCACTTTACTGATTCCATTGATCATCAACTCTTTTACAGAATTTGGAATCTTTGGAGAATCCAATTATGGAATTCTGTTTTATCAGCTCATTCTCATGTATATCTCATTCCAACCACGTATGGTTTTAAGTCCGCGAGAACGCATTTATTTGCGTAAAAAACGCCCTGAACTTGAGCTCATCTCGGATTCCAGAATTTAATTTCTAATCCAAAATTTGGAATTCTTAAATTCAATATTTTCCTTAAATAACTAACAAACAATACTTTACATTGTTGGCAGCGCTTTTGAATATATGTTTTTGTTCCAAAATCTATATATCATGGAAGCCATATTAAAACACCTCGAATTACAATTATCGTCCAACCAAAACGGTCAGCGTTTAGACCTAATGTCTATGAACAACCCTGACGGGAGTCCAAGATGGATTTGGAATGCGACATCAGAGAAACCACACTTTTTAAAATTCTATGCAACGAATTCATTGAAATCAAAAGTGATCTACTGGGCGATACAAGTATTGTTTTCACTCAAATTGCAAAAGCTACTTTTTAAAACTTCTACCTACTACGTTAAAAACGTAGGACACAGAATTTATCAGGAAATCAATCCATTTAAGCCAAACTGGGCCTTGTTCACCGGAACTGTGGGACCAAATAACAAACTGGTAGTGTATAAACTGGAAGAAGGCAAAGGCTATTTCTTTAAACTGGCACCGAATCATGTTGCAAATGATTTACTTGAAAATGAAGCGCATGCCACTTACAAATTAGATTTATTCAAAGTAAAGTCGTTTAGCTATCCTAAAGTGAGCCACGTGACTCATAATATGATCAAATTAAGCGATGTATCCATGAATAGTCGCTCAGATCATTTTGGTTTAGAACATAGTTTGGCTTTGGGTGAAATGTACAATCACACCATCAAATCTTCTCACCTGGATGATTTATCTGCTTTTCAAAAAACTAAAAAATTACTGGCTCAACTTCATGCAAAAAAAGACTTCAGAATCCCAAACGGATTATTAAAGAAATTGGATCTCTTACTAGAGAAACAAGGCAATAAATCGGTTCAGGTAGCCATGGCTCATGGAGATTTCACTTCCTGGAATTCTTATGTTGAAAACGGAGAAATAGCTATCTATGATTGGGAACTTTCTGCTCCACATATGCCTATTGGCTATGATGCTTTTCATTTCATAATGCAACAAGGAATTCTGGTAAATCATGCTTCCTGGAATGCAATTAAAGAAGAAATATTCCAAACGATTTCTAAGCGTCAATTTAAACTATGGTTGAACTCTGATGAATCAGGGTCTAAAAACATGCGAGATTATCTGGAGCTTTACATGCTTCTCAATACAGTTTATTATTTGGACCTGTATTCTAATCAGGCCAAATGGCATAAGCAGGTACATTGGTTAATCAAAGTATGGAGTGCTGCTATTTCCGATATGTTACAGTCCGGTTCAAATCAACGTCAGGTAGTTATTATGGATGTTTTTGATTCCTTAAAGGATCAACCATATGGTACAGTGAAATTCCCAGAATATTCTCCGGAGAAATTAAATGAATACTCAGATATCGATATGTGTATTCCTCAAAAAAATGCGAGACAACTGGTTCGTTTTTTAAAGCAACATCCCATGACCGCTCAACTTAAATCTGTAAAGTATTCTTATATGAGTAGCGTTCAGGTTTTCTTAAAAGATGGTCAGGTATTGAGTCTGGATTTAATCTGGAAATTAAAAAGAAAATCTGTGGTGATGTTGGATACCAATCAAATCATATCCAGAAGTTATCTCAATGATTTCGGAGTGAAAAAAATCAAACAATCTGACTTAACACATTTCATCGGAATGTTTTACGTCCTGAACGGAAAATCAGTTCCTCAAAAATTCAAAGCCTATGAAATGTTATTGGCTAAAAGCAACTCCGAATTAGACCGTATGTTATATCGTCATTTCGCATTCAACGATCAGATCCATTCAGAGTTGGTGGCTTATTTAAATAAGCAATCCGCAAATCTGGGTGTATCCAAATTATTCAATCAAATCAGTTATTTATGGGATTGTGTAACGAAATTCCTATTTAATAAAGGGATGGTTATCACTTTTAGCGGTGTAGACGGAGCAGGTAAATCTACTGTTATAGAAAAAGTAAAACACAGGGTAGAAAAGGTATTGAGAAAACCCGTTATTGTAATACGTCATCGTCCTTCGTTATTGCCAATTCTTAGTGCATGGGTAAAAGGAAAAGCACAAGCTGAAAAAGATGCCGCAAATACACTTCCAAGACAAGGTGCAAACAACAGTTTCTGGAGCTCACTTTTCAGATTTGGCTATTACTACACAGATTACATATTCGGCCAGTTCTATGTTTTCTTCAAATACCAAATCAGAGGTTATGTAGTGTTATACGATCGCTACTATTTTGATTTCATCAACGACAGCAGAAGAAGCAATATTGAATTGCCAAAAAACTGGATCAAAATGGGATACCATCTGGTATTCACTCCAAATCTGAACTTCTTCTTATATGCAGATCCAGATGTGATTCTTTCCAGAAAAAGGGAACTAGATAAAGCAACGATCTCCTCACTTACCTCAGACTATATCAACTTGTTTAAAAAACTAGGGCAAAACCAAAAAGATACCTACTTCAACATTGAAAACATCCAATTGGAACAAACAATTCGCCAAATCATGCAACAAACTACTCACAAACTAGCTATCGCATCATGAAATCACTAATTGAAAATATAATCCAACTAAGGAATCCTAATTTCAAACTGGATCCTGATCTCAACTCTTACGCATTTTTTCAATTCGTTTGGGTCCAAACCTGGAATATGGTTCGAGGATTAAAATTATTGTTCTATTTCAAAAATCCTAAGGGCGCATTATTAGGTAGAAGTGTTCGATTTTTTAACACCCCTAAAATCCAATTCGGCTCTTTTCTAAAACTCGGTGAACGTGTATATATGAGTGCACTGGGAAAACAAGGAATCTCGTTGGGAAATAATGTAAGTATCGGTGATTTCAGCAGAGTCATTGTATCCACCTCATTCGACCATTTAGGGGAATACATTAAAATCGGAAACAATGTAGGTATCGGTGAATTCGCTTATTTGGGTGGAGCCGGTGGTTTGGAAATTGGAGACGACTGTATTGTAGGTCAATACTTAAGTTGCCATCCGGAAAACCACCATGCAGATCAACCAAACATCCCAATCCGCATGCAAGGTGTATATCGTAAAGGCATTTCCATTGGTTCAAATTGTTGGATTGGCAGTAAAGTCACCATTCTCGATGGTGTTCAAATTGGAAGCGGTTGCGTAATCGCTGCGGGTTCTGTGGTGACTAAATCCTTTGAACCAAATTCAATCATTGGCGGTGTTCCCGCAAAACTCTTAAAATCCAGATTTTGAAAACAAAAAAAACCATACTCGCTACAACTTATGCGGTCAATCCTTTCAAAGGATCGGAAGATGGCATGGGATGGAATTTTGTTTGTCAAATCGCCAGATTTCATTCTGTGATTGCGATTACCAGAGAAAACAATCGTGAAGATATTGAACGCTATATGCAACAGCACCCAAATGATATTTATGAAAATATCACTTTCCTTTATTTCGATTTACCATACTGGATGCGATTCTGGAAAAAAGGAAGTCGTGGAGCCATGTTGTACTATTGGATGTGGCAATATGGGGTCGTTTCATTTATTCGCAAACAAAATATCCATTTTGATATTGTTCACAATTTGAATTTTCACAACGATTGGACCCCAAGCTATTTATGGAAATTAAATAAGCCTTTTGTTTGGGGACCTGTTGGACACCATCCAAAAATTCCAACTCAATATTTAAAAGCATACAAATTCATGTATCAGGTAAAAGACTCTTGTACATGGTTCGTCAAAAAACTATTCTGGAATGGATCAATTGCGTTAAAAAATACCGTTAAGAATGCAAATCACGTATTGTGCATGAATACTTCTGTTCAAACGAAATTAAAACTTAAAACCAATCAACACTCAATTATGCCGTCAGTTGCTACAGAAGATTTTGGTTCCCCAAAAAGCACAAAATCTAAAAAATTCACTTTAATCTCCGCAGGTCGTCTAGTTCCACTAAAAGGTTTCGATCTCAGTATTTTGGCGTTTGCTTCATTTTTAAAACACATTCCATTACCTCATCGTAATGACTGTGAATTAATCATTGTAGGGAAAGGTCCGGAACTCAAAAAATATCAGGACTTATGTAAAGAAAATCAAATCCTTCCTTATGTCAAATTCATTGACTGGATCGATCGCAAAGATCTCATGGAGCTATTTCGCTCAGCTACAGCCTTTTTATTTCCTTCTCACGAAGGCGCAGGTATGGTTGTTGCAGAAGCCCTATCGTTTGGTCTACCGGTCATTTGTTTGGATAATGAAGGTCCAGGTGAATTTATTGATGACTCATGCGGTTTCCGAATTCCGGTACAATCTTATGAGAATACCATACGCGATCTGGATTCTGCTATTCATCAATTGTATATCAAGCCTCATTTACTAAAAGAAATGAAACAAAACGCTAGAAAAAAATTCGAAGAGTCGTTTCACTGGGATAGACGCGGTGAAGCTTTAAATCATATGTATCAAAATCTTTAGTCATGAAAATATTCGCTTTCCATTTACTCAATGATTATAGTGGCAGTCCTAAAGTACTTATGCAACTTATTAAAGGCTGGACAAAAAACAATATTGATGTGCATTTGGTAACCAGTAAAGGTCGTGATGGTTTTCTTTCAAACCTGGATGACGTTTCCTACCATCACTTCTGGTATCAATGGGCAAAGAATCCTTACTTAAGATTTATCAATTTAACGATCAGTCAACTCATCCTCATCTTCTCTTTGTGGTTTAAAGTGAGAAAAGATGATATCATATATGTCAATACAGTATTGCCTTTTGGCGCAGGAATCCTTGGTAAATTAAAAGGCTGTAAGGTAATATACCACATACACGAAACCACGATCAATCCACCTGTGTTCAAGAAAATGGTTTTTGGTATTGCTAAATGGAGTGGTTCAGAAGTCATTTTTGTTTCTGAATTTTTAGCACGCCAGGAGCCATTTGAGAACACTAAAACACACATTTTGTATAATGCAATTGAGAACTCTTTTTTAGAAACTGCATCTCAAAATCGCAAAAAGACTAAAAGTCCTTCTCATGTTTTAATGGTTTGCTCCCTAAAAGATTATAAGGGTGTTCAGGAATTTGTACAGCTGGCACAGCAAAATCTCAATTTCAATTTCAAGTTAGTTTTAAATGCATCACAACAAGAAATTGATTCCTATTTCGAGGCTGTAGACCGTCCGTTGAATTTGCAAATTTTTCACTCTCAAACCAACTTACATCCCTTCTATCAATGGGCAGATGTTATTTTAAATCTTTCACGACCACATCAATGGGTGGAGACTTTCGGACTTACAATCATTGAAGGGATGGCTTATGGAATACCTGCGATTGTTCCTCCTGTGGGTGGGATTACTGAACTTGTTCAGGAAAACACAAATGGGTATAAAGTAGATTGCAGAAAAACACATCTGCTAAATGAAAAACTCAACCAATTGTTTTCTCAAAAAGAAAAGTATGAACAAATGATTCAATACAACATTAACAAAATCAATCACTACAGTGAAAACAGTTTTATACGTAAAAACCTGAGTATTTTATCATTACTGTAATCTGGAAACCATTTCCATATAATGGAAAACATTCTTTGCAAAACAAACTTAAATCACTAAAAAACAGAGCTTTAAATTAAACGCATGGTTTTTGGCATTAACATAGAAACATTTAATCGCCAAAATGAAAACAAAAGTAGCTATCATAGGAACAGTTGGTCTTCCAGCCAAATACGGAGGATTCGAAACTTTAGCCAGTCACCTGGTAAAACATCTGAAAGACAAATTTGACTTCACGGTGTATTGCTCTTCAAAATCCTATGCTAAAGAAGAACAGCAAACGCATTATCAATCTGCACGTTTAAAATACATTCCATTAAAAGCCAATGGGGCTCAAAGTATATTATACGATGCTTTATCAATATTTCATGCATTGTTTTATGCAGATGTACTATTGGTTTTGGGAGTGGCCGGGGCCTGGACTTTTCCTTTTATCAAATGGTTTACAAATAAAAAAATTATCGTTTCTATTGATGGCATTGAATGGAAAAGAGACAAATGGAATTTGCTAGCCAAAAGCTATTTATTCTGGGCAGAATCTATTGCAGTAAAATATTCAAACATCGACATTTCAGATAACGAATCTATTCAGGATTATACTGCAATGCGCTATAACAGTCTAAGCAGAATCATTGAATATGGTGCGGATCATACCATAAAATCTTCCGTGACATATAAAGACATTCAAAAATTCCCTTTTTTATCAGGTGCGTATGCATTTAAAGTATGCCGTATTGAACCAGAAAATAATGTGGGAATGGTGCTCGATGCGTTCTCAAAGCTTCCAAAGTACAATATCGTCATTGTAGGAAACTGGAATAATAGTCCGTATGGCATTAAACTCCGATTACAATATGAATCCTACAAAAACATCCACTTATTGGATCCTATTTATGATCAAAAAATATTGGATGTACTTCGTGGAAATGCGCTATTATACATTCACGGACATTCAGCCGGAGGAACTAATCCGTCACTTGTAGAAGCTATGTATTTGGGGTTACCCATTGCCTCGTTTGGCGTCTCCTACAATAGAACAACTACAGAAAACAAAGCTCACTACTTTCAAAGTAGTAAGGAACTAGTTCAAATTATCAAATCTTCTAAGGTGAGCCAACTAAAAAAACAAGGTCATTTGATGAAGATGATTGCATGTAGAAGATATACCTGGAAAATCATTGCTGACAAATACCAAAATCTGATTTTCGAAGCGATGGTTGTAAAATCTAAATCACCGGTTCAAAAACCAATCAATTATCAACTGAATATGCAACTCAATCAAATGGAATTGGGGCATTTAAACAGCCAGCAATTATTTTTTGAAAAACGTTAAAACAAATCATCATGGACCAATTATACACTTACTTCGCTATACCATTACTTTCATTTGTGTTGACTTTAATATTAGTTCCACCCATAAAAAAACTAGCCATTAAAGTACAATTGGTTGATCAACCAAATTGGCGTAAAGTACATGTAAATCCAATTCCATTAATTGGTGGAGTTACCGTCTTTTTATCTGCTGGTTTGGCCATGTTCTTATCTTCTGACCTATATCAAAACTTTGTAGACCATTATCCGCTTATTCTGGGTGCAGTAATACTCCTCGTGATAGGCGTGGTTGATGATAAAATGGATGTGAGTGCTATATTAAAATTAGCCGCTCAAATTGCTTTAGCCTTCTTTGTGGTTAATAGTGGTATCAGAATCGAATCCCTATATGGAATACTCGGAGTTCATGAACTTTCAGAAACAGCCCAAATAGCATTAACCATGGTAGTTATTGTTGGAACTGTGAATGCCTTTAACTTAATGGATGGAATAGACGGTTTAGCAGCCGGATTAGCTATTTTATGTTTAAGTGTGTATTCATTGATTGCTTTTGCCATATCTCAATATTTCCTCATGACATTATATGTCGCTTTAATAGGCGCATTATTGGGGTTTCTAAGATTCAACCTTTCCGCATCTAAAAAAATATTTATGGGTGATGCCGGGTCTTTAGCTTTGGGTTTCATCATAGTAGTTTCAGGAATTATGTTGATCCAAAACTCCGGCAGCCTTCCCGCTCAATCGTTGGCACTTACTGTGGTTATTGGCGCATTGATTCTACCTGTAGCCGATTCTTTACGCGTATATCGTACACGTATTAAAATGGGTTACAGCCCATTCAGACCAGATAAACAACATTTCCATCATCTTTTTATCCAGTTGGGAATCCAACATAAACGCGCCACATTTTTTATTCTATTATCAGCTTTAGCGTTTTTAGCTTTCTCATATTTCTCAGGAGCATATCTAAATGTAACTGTGGTGATTGTTGGTTTAATTGCTATTTATGTAGGTATATGTGCCGTTTTAATTTTAACAAATCAGCTACAGGAATGGAAAAACAAAATCCGAAAAATGGAAAACAAATTTTAATCTACGATTTACTCAATGCATAGCTGGAGCGCGTAGCTAAGATTTGGCTTTGATGCGCTTCTGCCCATTGAGATAATCCAAGGATATGAGGTACCAAAGTTTTTCCCAGCGGACTTAATTCGTATTCTACACGCGGAGGAACTTCAGGAAACACCTCTCTTTGAATCAAACCATCCGCTTCCAAAGTTCTTAATGTAACTGTCAACATCTTCTGCGATATTCCATCAATGGCTTTATACAATTCATTAAAGCGCATCTTTTTTTCCTCAGTACTGGTAAAAGATTCGCTCAAAATAGAAATCACCAACAACGACCATTTATCTCCAAACCGATCTAAAACATTTCGAATAGGACATCCATTCATATTATTTTGCATTTTCTTCTGATTGTAAACTATTTATTTTCAACAAGACTAACCCCCAGGTAAGTAACCTACATTAGCGTACCTTCTTGTGGGAGACAAAAATCCGAAATACCTTTGACTTACGAAAAGTTAGTTACTTCATATTTTATACTATTTTGATTATGAGTGATAAAATAATATATATAATGGATCCGCATTGCGGATGGTGTTATGGAAATAGTCAAAACATTACACAATTAAAGGCGTCCTTTTCAAATCAATTTGAATTTGAAATCCTGGTTGGGGGAATGTGGTTAGGTGCAAACGCCCCATTTGGAGGGCCCCGGTTGGCTTCGTTTATCCAATCTCATGCGCCTAAGATGTCGCAAACTACCGGAGCAGAGGTTTCAGAAAAATATTATCAACTTACATCAGACACTTCTTATCAATTCAGTAGTTTAGAACCATGTGCTGCTATATATCTAGTAAAACAAATAGCTCCGGAAAAGGTATTTGCATTTGCGAAGAAGGTACAAGAAGCTCTTTTTATTGACGGATTACCCTTACATAACATTTCATCATATACGTCCATTTTAGAGGAACTGGATATTGATTTGGCAGAGTTTCAATCCAAATGGATGACTTCCGAAAACATTAAAGAAACACAAAAAGAATTTGAAAAAGCACGCACTTTAGCCAACGGTTTTCCAACTTTGATTTACTCAAAGGAATCCAAAAACTACTTATTGGCTTCTGGTTACTTTGAATTAGATAGAATGAAACAACAACTTCAATCCATAAAAAGCTATGAACTGGAAAAGTAAACGTATTATCATCACTGGAGGAAACTCCGGTATTGGGAAACAATTGGTCACCGATCTTTCCCAACTTGGCGCAAAAATTTCTTTTTGTGGATTGGAACCTGATCAGGTCCGGGAAGTTGCAGAAACTTTCGAGGTAAATGGTGTTGTTGCAGATTTATGTGATGATGCACAACTTCAGACCTTTTTTGAAAACTCTATTTCATATTTAGGTGGATTGGATATTCTGATCAATAATGCAGGTTACGTCATCGCAGAATCTTTCGAAGATCTAAAACGTACCGATTTTGAAAAGATGTTTGCTTTGAACGCTATTGCTCC
This genomic interval from bacterium SCSIO 12643 contains the following:
- a CDS encoding DsbA family protein, coding for MDPHCGWCYGNSQNITQLKASFSNQFEFEILVGGMWLGANAPFGGPRLASFIQSHAPKMSQTTGAEVSEKYYQLTSDTSYQFSSLEPCAAIYLVKQIAPEKVFAFAKKVQEALFIDGLPLHNISSYTSILEELDIDLAEFQSKWMTSENIKETQKEFEKARTLANGFPTLIYSKESKNYLLASGYFELDRMKQQLQSIKSYELEK
- a CDS encoding helix-turn-helix transcriptional regulator, with the translated sequence MQNNMNGCPIRNVLDRFGDKWSLLVISILSESFTSTEEKKMRFNELYKAIDGISQKMLTVTLRTLEADGLIQREVFPEVPPRVEYELSPLGKTLVPHILGLSQWAEAHQSQILATRSSYALSKS
- a CDS encoding undecaprenyl/decaprenyl-phosphate alpha-N-acetylglucosaminyl 1-phosphate transferase codes for the protein MDQLYTYFAIPLLSFVLTLILVPPIKKLAIKVQLVDQPNWRKVHVNPIPLIGGVTVFLSAGLAMFLSSDLYQNFVDHYPLILGAVILLVIGVVDDKMDVSAILKLAAQIALAFFVVNSGIRIESLYGILGVHELSETAQIALTMVVIVGTVNAFNLMDGIDGLAAGLAILCLSVYSLIAFAISQYFLMTLYVALIGALLGFLRFNLSASKKIFMGDAGSLALGFIIVVSGIMLIQNSGSLPAQSLALTVVIGALILPVADSLRVYRTRIKMGYSPFRPDKQHFHHLFIQLGIQHKRATFFILLSALAFLAFSYFSGAYLNVTVVIVGLIAIYVGICAVLILTNQLQEWKNKIRKMENKF